The following DNA comes from Eretmochelys imbricata isolate rEreImb1 chromosome 2, rEreImb1.hap1, whole genome shotgun sequence.
TGAAGAAATTTGTGTTCTGGAAGAATAATCTCTTGAAGACAAACTATGACTGCTTCCCGCAGATTTGCAAGTTCCTGGCTAATAAGGAAATTATTCAGCCTCCCATACAGTGATGGCTGAGCATCTTAGTCGGCTGGAGGTACAGTTTGCATCCTTTTTCCCAACTTGAGATGACAAAATATGACTGGGTGCAAAACCCCTTTCAGTGCAAGCTTGATGCTATGGGTTTGCCAGCAGCTGAAATCAAACAGCTCATCAACATTTTCTGCAATTGATTCTTGCAAGGAACATATGACCAACTTTCTTGACAGTGAACCAGAACTCCAGAAGAGAATGAATGTCCTGCACACTCAGTGCATGCATTGAAACTGATTGTGCCATTCGCAAGCACATATTTGTGTGAAGCTGGATTCAGTGCACTTGTATCCATCAATTCTCAATATTGCTCTACCACTGATGTCACCTCGAAGATTAGATGTGCGATTTCTACCATTGTACAATTGCTGCTGGACTTCaagaaactttgtcacaacatTGTGTCACAGTACATTGCATTAAATAATGTACTGAATGTGTAATTACTTGCTTCGTTGCTGTCTGGGGTCACAGGAATcggtttgttttaaaatgagctCACACaggcaaaaagtttgggaacctgtGCTTTAGATGGATGGCTATTGGTATGCAAAGGAGTCCTGAATTCATCCTTCAGGTTTCCCTAAGGAAGTACAGTCCACTGCTGAAGATTTTCTCTTTGAGGAGGTCTACTTGTTCAGGCAAAAAACTGATGAGTCATTGCActcattaatgacaggtttcagagtagcagccgtgttagtctgtattcgcaaaaagaaaaggagtacttgtggcaccttagagactaaccaatttatgtgagcataagctttcatgagctacagctcacttcattggatgcactcaTTAAAGGACTCAAGGGCAACCCCCTCTGTTCCCTGGATATATATACCCCATCACCCAAAAGGAAATACGCAAAGCTACCTTATAAGGATCGACCAACATCACAGGTATTTTTTCACCAAAGAGGGTGTGAATCACCACGAAAGAGTCAGTGGATACAGGGGAACAAGCATAGTGCTTTTTTCCAGCCACAACTGCCCATCAAGAAGTACTTTCAACAGGATCTTCGAGAGCTGCAAACCCACCCAAGTGCCAGGTCCTCCAGGCTCCAAGATTCATTTTGGTGGCCACCTAGCTCAATTTTCCCATATATAGCAGaagataaaaatggaaaaatgggTTCTCCATACTGTCCATCTTGGTTACACCATAAAGTTacctgtcccttttcagggaccactctcaagAGATGATTCTCCTACAGAAGATATGGCGACTTACTTCTGGGGAGCCATAGAGCTAGTACCACCTCAACATCGGGGAAAGGGATTATATTCCAGATATTTCCTAATACCCAAGAAGAAAGGAGGATGAAGACAGATATTAGACTCCAGCTCCGCAGTGTCTTTATCCAAAAACTAAGATTCAGGATGGTAACACTCTCCCCAAACAGAAATGAATGGTTCACAGCTCTCAATGTAAAAGTTGCCTGTTTTCATGTGGACATCCCCTGAGGTTTCTGAGGTTCACGGTAGATGTGAACTACTGTCAGTACAGGGTGCTTCCTTTTGGACTGGCAGCGGCGGCCAGTGTATTTACAAAGGTGCCTTCCATAGTGGCAGCTCACTTCTGATGCAACCATTTCCATACCTAGACAAGTGGCTTCTGACAAGAATGTCTTGTTGGGAAGTAGTGATATTACTCTCATATCCCTTCAATCTTCTAACATCACTAGGAATCTGCCTGAATGTAGAATAGTCCATTTTAGCTCCAACACAGATCATAGAATTAATTGCAGGAACTCTAGTCTCAACCATGGCCAGAGCTTACTTCCTTATGGACAGATTTCTGTGAACATCCTGATCAGTCATGTCAGAAATAGCCCACAAACATTGGTTTTATCATGCCTCTTCCTCCTGGGTCACATGGCATTTTGCACGTATGTGACACTGTTCATGAGGTTCTGACTTGGCTGTCTACAGGCCTGGCTTTGAATGGTATATGTGCCAAGCAGGCACATTATGCCTCCCAGGGTACAAGACTCTCTAGCTTGGTGGCAGGGCAGAGAACAGTTATGCATAGGAGTTCCTTTTGTTCTGCCACCTCCTCAGAAGATACTAATTAAAGATGCCTCCCTTGTAGGTTGGGCTAAATAAATTACCATTTGAACCACTAGTGACATGTTCACTTTCCCATTTATCTATGAAGGTCATCTTCTTGGTGGCCATCACTTCGGCTAGAAGGGTAGGCAAATTTGGGGCCATTATGGCCAATCCACCATACTCTGTATTCCATAAGGATAAGGTTTCACTGAGACTACACCCTAAATTTGTTCCCAAAGTAATCTCAGACTTCCACCTGAATCAGACTATACACTTacctgtgtttttttcccctaagtcTCATACCAGCAGTGAGGATCAGAGACTCCATTTACTGGATGTATGTTGGCCATTGATGTTCAGAAAACAATGCCCGTAGGAGGTCACCTAGGCTGTTCGTGGCCTGAGTTGAACATATGAAGGGACAAGCATTATCGTCACAAACAGTAGCCACGTGGATTTTGGGCTGTATCTTGCTCTGTGACCAGTTATCTGATGCGCCTCCACATCCTAAAtgtgagtcagcaatgcgatgcttttgcaaaaaaagcaaatgcaattttagattgcattaacagaggcatagcatgcaagtcatgggaggtgataatACCACTCTGCTTAGCTCTGGTTAGGTCTCagcaggagtactgtgtccaattttgtcaccagtgtatagaaaggatgtagagaaactgaaaAGGATCCATaggtgagcaacaaagatgattaaagaGATGGAATGCAAGCTATATTaccaaaggctgaaggaactgggtatggttagtttggaaaagaggagattaaggggggacatgatagcaatcttcagatacttgaaagactgccataaaaaagatggagaaaagttgttctctctggCCACAGGGggtaggacaagaggcaatgggttcatactacagcatagcagatttagattaaatctcaggaaaaacttcctaactgaaaGAACAGTAGGGCAATGGAACAGagtgcctagggaggttgtggaaactccttcactggaggttttcaaaaggaggctggattgccatctgtcttggatagtttagacacacaaaatcctgcatcttggcaggtgGGAGGTAGATTTAGGTGACCCTTacggtctcttctaaccctatgattctgtaatcttgtaaatatggcctacCTTCTTTggtcctagatgtatacatttgcgtttagccatattaaaattgtttgtttatacccagcttaccaagtgatccagatcactctctataagtgacctgtcctcttcattatttaccactctcccaatttttgtgtcatctgcacactTTTATCagtgatattttgttttctttcatgtcattgataaaaatgttaaatagcgtagggccaagaatcAATCCATACATGACCTCACTAGAAATACACTTGCCtttatcaaacttgtaatctaatTAAAAAAGgtatcaggttagtttgacaggatctattttctcaTGACCCATGTTGATTGGCGCTGATTATATTATTCCCCTGTAATTTTTTTGAGtaccatatcagccactccattggctgacaggcctataattacctgggtcatcctgtttaccttttaaaaaaagcaacattaATGGTCAGCTCCTCTGCCAGCTCTTTTGAAACTCTTGgttgcaagttatctggacctgctgatttcaaaatgtctaattttaacagctgttgtttaacatcctcctgagatattaTTGGAATGGAAAGTGTGTCATCATCATCTGGtatgactatatcatctgtttttccccaaatacggaacagaaatatttactgaatattTCTGTTGCTATGACCCTAACTATGATCTTTGATTTTTAGGTAGTAGTAACCATGTTTACTGTGCAAGTATATTCAGTAAAGTATATTAATCTTGGTTAGGTCAAggctgtttgtctgtgtgtgGTTCCTAGGAGCTGAATATATGTATTGTCACTCGTATTTTGTAGTGGTACCCCAAACTTCTTGGTTCAAGGAGAAAAAGTCtatcctgaagagcttgcagtctaagaaGGCACTCATCATGTAGGGAGAGTTTATTGTAAAGTATCGACTATCCAGTTCTACTTGTACATAATTACTTTGCTAATTCCCTATGGCAAAAGGAGGTcgtggagggatttgaaggtggcaAAGATAGAAGGCTTGCAGATCAGCAGAGAGCGGTGCATTCCAAGTGTAAGTGGCAATGTAGAAAAAGGTGAAAAGATAGTTGGAGGAGAAAAGAGCAAGACTGGCAGCACTGACAGAACAGCGAGGAGATATGATAAGAAACAAGAGCAGAAAGGACAAGAAGCTTGAACTTGGTGCAGTGGATGAATTCAAAGGTCCTGGGGAGGTGACACAGTCAGAGTGCCTGACTCTGAAGACTCTCAGCAGCAGTGTTTTGTTGTAATTGCACTGCTGGGAGGTAATGTGGGTGTGAGGGAGGTTGGAGAGGAAGAAGTCACAATGATCAAGACAGGAGATGATGAGAACTTCCATTGTGAGGATAGAGAGAAATCGAGTTTTGAAGGAAGGAGGGGCAACATTAGGATGTAGCCTGGATGGACAAGGGAGAGCCAGAGTCAAAGCTGACTTACAGGTTATGGGCCTGGAGTAATAGGGAGAAAATGGTGGTATTGTCAATGGAGATTTGCAGTAGTGGGGAGGGTTTGGAAGAAAGACCAGAGTTCAGTTTGGgccacattaaatttaatcttaTGGTGAGACACTCCCAGAGAGACATTAGAGAGACAGGGGCCTTATGAAGGACAGGGTGGACAAAGACAGAATGGGTGTAAAGAGGTAGATCTATGATTTATTTGTGTACAGATGGTAATTGAAGCTATGTGAGTAAATTAatagagagaaaggaggaggggacATTATAGGGGGACTTGACAGCAACCACTGTATTAGCATGTCTAatactttttattataaaaaattcttgttaccttttattgAGAAACATGAACACTTGCAGCAGGTTTTTGAGATACGGCAAGGGGAAAATCCTGTAGCTGGAGAACTGCTTTTTCTTTCTCCCATTTAGCTGAGGTACAAACTGTTGAAAAATCACCATTTCTCTTCTCTCACTTGTGTTCCTCAAGAAAATTCTGTCAGCACCAAAATAACTTGCCAAGCAAAATGAGGCCTTATtctcaacttgatggcatttctctgttgtTAGTAATGCACTAACTTTTGAACAGTGCATCTgatcaattttaaaatttcagggAATATTCTAGGGACCAATGGCTAGAACCctgttgattttggtgaaaattggAAAAGCTGAAAGGGAAAAATGGGGACATGGAGCCCCTGGGATCTGGTTAGCAGCAGCTTCAGAACTGTCTAGatcactacatgcatccaatgaagtgagctggagctcacgaaagcttatgctgaaataaatttgttagtctctaaagtgccacaagtcctccttttctttttgtagatcaaagaactggttggtggcagccattaacaccttccagcataagAATACCtcacacccccacctccccagtttTGCTGATCCTTCTAATACAGTGGAAAAATATTGACACCCTGAATAAGTTCTCTCCcaggcagaaagaaaaataagaatgtgtgtgttggggggagagcTTGGTATTCGAGGCATGGTAGAATGGGGTACACAGAGCCACTGGCATAGTGGAGAAGGTGGAGTAACAGGTATAGGAGAATGTGGGGCACATGGAGCTCCTGCCATAGTGGTGAAGAGGTGATCCCTTGGCGTGTGGAGGGAGAGTGGGGGACATGAgggacacagagcccctggcttGTGGTAcgtgggaggggggaggcatacagagccccaggcatgggaGGAATGGGGTGGCACAAAGCTCCTGGCATGAAGGAGGAGAGTGGGCGTTGCAAGGAGTCCCTGAAACAGAGGGGAATGGGAAGGGAATCTTTGTAGGGGGGGGGATAGAAGAATGCATGGAGCCCTTGGTACATGCAATGCACTCAGCCTACAGAAACAATGAAGTATATGACCCTCTTGTAATTCAACACAAACATTCTAAAGAACTGTGGCCACATTGCTGCTGCAGGAGTACATCCTGCACTAGGAATGCCTGGGAGCTGGTGGCGCAATTAGAGCagcaggagtggggaagagagctgggctgggccaggtgcTCTCTTTCTCTCGTTCGTGCGCTCTCTCACGTGGCCTTTCTGCTAGGGGCATGACATGGAGTAATGctcaatgctcaaacccctgagctatccctccctccaaatACATGGAGCATTGGATGGGACTAAGTAGAcctgttctattcccagctttgccagtgGCCTGCGGAGTGATCTTAAGTAAGTCACTTCAGCTAtggctacactggcactttacagcgctgcaactttctcgctcaggagtgtgaaaaaacacccccctgagcgcagcaagttacaGTGCTGTAAAGCTCCAGTGTAAACAGCGTCctaagctgtcaaggttccttccccactctgaacgctagggtacagatgtggggacctgcatgaaaacctcctaagattacttttaccagcttaggttaaaacttccccaaggtacaaactattttaccctttgcccttggactttcgctgccaccaccaaacgtctaacactggtattattattattaggaaagagttcgtttggaaatgtctttcccccaaaaaatcctcccaaatcttacccccttttttctggggaaggtttgataaaaatcctcaccaatttgcgtaggtgaccacagacccaaacccttggatcttaagaacaatgaaaaaagcattcaggttcttaaaagaagaattttaatagaagaaaagttaaaagaatcacctctgtaaaatcgggatggtaattaccttacagggtaattaaattcaaaacatctaggcaaaaaccttaagttacaaaaagacacaaaaacaggaatatccactCCATTCAGcccagcttattttctcagccatttaaacaaacagaatctaacgcatatctagctagattacttactacgttctaagactccattcctgttctgtccccggcaaaagcatcacacagacagacccagaccctttgtttttctccccctccagctttgaaagtatcttgtctcctcattggtcattgtggtcaggtgccagtgaggttatcctagcttcttaactctttacaggtgaaagggtttttcctctggccaggagggattttaaaggtgtttacccttccctttgtatttatgacatgagttaatcccctcgtggaggtggagtaccaggagcgcagggagagctctctcccagcactggcgcgcgaccacactcacacttcaaagcgctgctgcgggagtgctcccgcagcagcgctttgaagtttcaagtgtagccataccctaagtTTCTCTGTGTCttcatttccccatctataaaatggagataatgaaacTGACCTTCTCTGTAATGCGCTTTGAGACCTTCTGATGAAAAGAACTAGGTTTTATTatatgatcatatactattttttccctgggatgcctgcctcattcactgcatagGTTGGATGCACATGGGGCAGATTTATGGTTACGCTGGCAACAGTAGATCtgataaatgactgcttcttgacaCAGcaagtcctggaacccacaagtaGAGAGGCAATCCTTGATTTGGTCCTAAGTGgagctcaggatctggtccaagaggtgaatatagctgaactactCAGTAATAGTAACCCTAATATAATTCAATTTAAGATTCTTGTGAGGGGGAAAACACAAAGAAGcccatcacagtagcatttaacttcagaaaggagaactacacaaaaaatgaagaagctacagtagaacctcagagttacgaacacctcaggaatggaggttgttcgtaactctgccctggtctacactaggagttgagatcgatttagcagcgttaagttgatttaatcctgcacccgtccacaggatgaagccctttttttcgacttaaagggctcttaaaatcgatttccatactccacccccgacaaggggattagcgcttaaatcagccttgccaggtcgaatttggggtactgtggatgcaattagatggtattggcctctgggagctatcccagagtgctccattgtgacagctctggacagcactctcaactcagatgcactggccagatagacaggaaaaggcccgcgaacttttgaatttcaattcctgtttggccaccatggcaagctgcaggtgaccatgcagagcttatcagcagaggtgaccatgatggagtcccagaattgcaaaagagctccagcatggaccaaacgggaggtacgggatctgatcgctgtatggggagaggaatccatgctatcagaactccgttccagttttcgaaatgccaaaacatttgtcaaaatctcccagggcatgaaggacagaggccgtaacagggacccgaaccagtgccacgtgaaacttaaggagctgaggcaagcctaccagaaaaccagagaggtgaacggccactccaggtcagagccccaaacatgccgcttctatgatgagctgcatgccattttagggggttcagccaccactaccccagctgtgttgtttgactccttcaatggagatggagccaacatggaagcagggtttggggacgaggaagaagatgatgatgaggttgtagatagctcacagcaagcaagcggagaaaccggttttcccgacagccaggaactgtcctggacctggagccagtaccccctgaacccacccaaggctgcctcccggacccgccaggaggagaagggacctctggtgagtgtaccttttaaaatactatacatggtttaaaagcaagcatgtttaatgattaatttgccctggtattcgtggctctcctgggtatactcccaaagcctttgcaaaaggtttctggggaaggcagccttattgcatcctccatggtaggacgctttaccactccaggccagtagcacgtactcgggaatcattgtagaacaaagtattgcagtgtatgtttgctggcgttcgaacaacatccgttctttatctctctgtgttatcctcaggagagtgatatcattcatggtcacctggttgaaatagggtgcttttcttaaggggacactcagaggtgcccgttcctgctgggctgtctgcctgtggctgaacagaaatgttccccgcagttagccacggggagggtggaggggctagccacgcgctgggggaggcaaaatgctaccttgtaacgaaagcacgtgtgctatgtatgtaatgttaacagcaaggtttaccgtgaaagagtgtacccattgttctataaaatgtgtctttttaaaataccactgtcccttttttttctccaccagctgca
Coding sequences within:
- the LOC144260808 gene encoding zinc finger and SCAN domain-containing protein 32-like isoform X1, which translates into the protein MQSLSAEVTMMESQNCKRAPAWTKREVRDLIAVWGEESMLSELRSSFRNAKTFVKISQGMKDRGRNRDPNQCHVKLKELRQAYQKTREVNGHSRSEPQTCRFYDELHAILGGSATTTPAVLFDSFNGDGANMEAGFGDEEEDDDEVVDSSQQASGETGFPDSQELSWTWSQYPLNPPKAASRTRQEEKGPLLHVFQ
- the LOC144260808 gene encoding uncharacterized protein LOC144260808 isoform X2, with amino-acid sequence MKDRGRNRDPNQCHVKLKELRQAYQKTREVNGHSRSEPQTCRFYDELHAILGGSATTTPAVLFDSFNGDGANMEAGFGDEEEDDDEVVDSSQQASGETGFPDSQELSWTWSQYPLNPPKAASRTRQEEKGPLLHVFQ